The Bacteroidota bacterium region ATCAGGAGTATCAACAATTTCCCAATAGTCTTGTGAAAATGTAGTTTTTACAAAAAAAAATATAAACAGCATCAAATAGATTATTATTGATTTTTTCATCTTCTTGTGTTTTTATATGTTAATATGATAAAATTATCATTTGAGGTTAAAGAACTCGTTTAGATCTTTATTATCATTCAATAATCTATTGATTTTTCATACACCAAAACCCTGTTAAGTGTCTTTTCAATTAGGTTTGATAAATCTTCTATAATGAATGCATAACTATTGATCGAATGCCACTGTGTTTTGTGAATTAAAGTTTTTTGTACCACATAATTTTTAAATTTGTGGCTGTTTCCGGTGTCTGGGAGTGATCGCCAGTTTTGTTTATTTTTGCTCATGGTGATCAACTCCCTTTTTACCGGAAATCAACCTGGTTTATAATGAATCCTATTTTAATAAAATTACTTTATGAGAATGAATGCTCCTACCTGACTGCATGCGTATGAGATAAAGACCAGGCATAACCTCCTTTTCGTTTAAGCCTTTACCATTCCATATTATTCTATACTTACCTTTCATTTTATATTCATTTATTAATGTATTTATTAATTTCCCCTGCAAATTATAAATTGAGATATTTGCAGAACCGGAACATTTCATATTGAAAATGATGCTTGTATGATTAGTAAAGGGGTTGGGTGAAACAAATAAACAATTATCATCTTTCACCTCCAGGAGGTTGTCGTCAATAGCATTAGTATAAGTTGTATCATACACCCATACACCATCGCCATGTGTAGCTATATAGAATTTGTTTTCATTAATGATAGGGATTATTTCCGTGGTGCGATTTTCATATAAACCCTCAAATTTCTGCCAGTTGTTTCCTGAGTTATTGCTGTAATGAATACCGTCATTTCCAGTGCAGTAAAATAAATATTCAGGATTGTCTTTTGCAATTGTAAAATTTCTGATATTTTGATATGGAAATTGACCGGATAAGTATTCGTCCATTAATTGAAAGTTACTTCCCCAATCATAAGATATTTGTATATCATCTCCTTGCATGCTTGAACCAAATAAAGTATTTGAATTCTGCGGATGTATTCCGTCAATTCTTAATTCGAGTGCATCTTCTTCCCATGTTAGTCCGCCGTTAAGGCTTCTGTGTCTTCCAAAATAAACAGTATCTGGATGTAAAGGATCGATCAAAATGTCTGTATAACTTTCATCGTTGTGGCTGACAAAAACAAGTGTCCAGCTATCACCATAATCTGTTGATTTATAGAGAGGATGCACGAACGCGTCAACACACGATGTAAGATAAACTATATTAGTGGACACAGGATGTATTGCAATATCAAATGGTGTCCCAACTATATTATGCCTGATGCTTTGAAAAGTAATGCCACCATCATAACTTCGCATAGGATCGCGACCACCATAATATATAGTATCTGGCTGTAGAGGATTGAATTTAGTAAAAAAAACCGGATCAATGACTACTCTTTCCCAGCTACGGCAAGAACCAAAACTTTTCCATAATCCCTGAGCACCTGCAGCATATACAATATCACTATTGTTTGGATGAACTTCCAAATCCAAAATGTATGAATTCATCAGATTTGTATTTTGTGATTGCGTTGTAATACCACCATTTTCAGAGTGAAAAACACCGTAATAAGTGCCAAAATAAATATTGTTGGTATTTGAAGTTTCTGCCTGACAGGTATTTCTCAAATTGATTGTGCGCGTAATTTCAGAAAGTTTATCGGAAAGCTTATCAACTTCAAACCATGAAGCCCCATTATCCGTACTTTTCAAAATACTGAATGTATAATCAGGTTTTTCGGTGTGTCTTTCAATATATAAATTAAAATCTGCATCGGCATACATACTTGTTACCCATTTGTAAGGGTCTTCAAATCCTTCGTAAAGGCTCCAGTTTTGTCCGCCGTCATCAGAAAACTCCAACCACCAGTCTAAATATCCTGTATAAACTACCCCCCAAATATTTTGAGTGTTTCCGGGATTAATGCTTATGTCGTAAACAGGAAAATCATACATTACTTCTTGCCAGCTATTGCCATCATCAAAACTTTCCATTATTCCCCATGAAAAACCAGCTTCACCTGCACTGCCTATTCCAATAATTAAATGTTCATTATCAGTCGGATCTCTTTTAATGTCAGTAATATTATATGTGTTTCCATGAGGTAAACTTTCGATAAGGTTCCATGTATTTCCACCATCTAAAGTTCTGTATAATCCACCGTTTTGAAGAGAACCGGGTGTAAAATACATACCAGTTCCCAGGAAAATATCATCAGGATTTTGGGGGTTTATGTTAATAAAATTTACAGCCAATGTATCAGGCAATGTTTCATTTGCTTTTTGCCAGCTATTGCCACCGTTTGTGCTTTCAAATAAACCTCTCTCCAACGTACTTATCCATAAATGATTTGCATCTTGTGGGTGAATGGCAATAGCATCAATTGGATAATAATCGCCATACCACCAGCAAGGCAAAGTCGGAGAGTAACTAAGTGTATCTTTATACGCAGGAAGGTTTTCTGTTGAGCAGTATGTCCATGTTTCGCCCCCGTTGTTTGTTTTGTAAAGACCGACAGAATATGTTCCCAGATAAATGACATCTGGATTTGATGGTGCCATTGCCAAGGATTGTATATGAGCACAAAATGGACCCTTTCTGAACCAGTTTGTGTCGCTTAGCAAAATTGTTTGTGATTGAGCAAATAGGCTGATAAATATTCCGGTTATTAGCAAGATCAAATTTTGCATCAATTATATTGGTTATGTTCTATAAAGTATCTATGCGAGTTTTTCTGTAAAATCATCAATCCACGATTATTTATCTAATTCTATAAAGTAATTTCCCTCTCCAATAAGGGATCCATTACCAGATAATAATCCATATCATCACTCCACACATTAAGTATTGTAATTCGTACAATACGATTAGGTAAGACAACTTATCTCAGATAAGATTTGGGTACCACGAATATAGTACATATACCATTGAAATGCAACATTTTAAATGCTTTTATTCAAAAAAATTATGAACAAAATAAAAAATGGGACTGCTACATGCTATGAGTCGCAAAATGATTATTGACGTCTATCCTTTCAAGATGCAATGAATCGATTTACTGTGTGCTTTTATGACCGTTTTCATCATTGGCCTGGGTGCCGTCTGGTACCCTGTAAGACAGATCAATAAAAAATATCTTTACCAGCATCTGGTATAAAACCATCAAATCAGAATGTTATAATCTGGTATTTCCCCCGTAAAGCCAATTCTCAATATAGTTCAAATCAATATGCTTTAATTTTAGATCTTCAATCCGGCTATTTCATAATAACCATTTTCTTTGTGCTTGTCATTTTCCCATTTATTTCCAATGAGTAGTAATAAATACCTACAGGTAATTCTGTTACATTAAGTTCAATCTTGTGTATGCCTTCGTTCATATCTAGTTGCCGAATCGAGTTTTGCTCTTTTCCAAGACAGTCGTATACTCTTATAACCACATTACCAGGTTCAGATATTCTGTAATATATAGAAGTCGATGTTGAAAACGGATTGGGAACGTTTTGCATCAATTCACCAGGTTTGAGATTTTCTAAATTCTGTTTAGGTGTTTCAAATTGATTGCTACCTGGCAACAGTGCAAGCAATTCATCGCGTTTTATTCTGAATTCAGACATCGATTTTGGTTTATGCTCAGGCATGGTTCCTGTATATGAGTACCTTGACCCACTATTTTCCATTAAAAAATAGGTATATCCCAGGTCGATAATTGCAAAAATGCTGTCTTCCATGGTTTCCGGATTTTGAATGATGTTTTCATACCAGTCTATGGCTGTTTGCCAGTTTTCAAGTTTTACATCACATTTGTTTGCAAGGAAATCGCCCAGTTTAGTCAATGCCGTATCTGCAAGTATCGTATCGTTTGTTCTGTAATATTGTTTTAAACCGTTGTAATCGTTACTGACTAATTGTTCAAGTCTGAAAAGCTCTTTCATTGCACTCTGGGCATATTCTGATTCAGGATATTGCTGAATGAGCATTTCAAAAAGATTTTTTGCGTCAGTGTAATTACCTGCTTCAAACTGACCGACGGCGCTTGTGTGCATATCTTCGGCAGCATCTGGAACATGCTGGTTATCACCACCCGGGCACCATATGGGATTTACTAAATAAACATCGGGGTAAAGATCTTCGTGATAATCGAAA contains the following coding sequences:
- a CDS encoding T9SS type A sorting domain-containing protein, giving the protein MAPSNPDVIYLGTYSVGLYKTNNGGETWTYCSTENLPAYKDTLSYSPTLPCWWYGDYYPIDAIAIHPQDANHLWISTLERGLFESTNGGNSWQKANETLPDTLAVNFININPQNPDDIFLGTGMYFTPGSLQNGGLYRTLDGGNTWNLIESLPHGNTYNITDIKRDPTDNEHLIIGIGSAGEAGFSWGIMESFDDGNSWQEVMYDFPVYDISINPGNTQNIWGVVYTGYLDWWLEFSDDGGQNWSLYEGFEDPYKWVTSMYADADFNLYIERHTEKPDYTFSILKSTDNGASWFEVDKLSDKLSEITRTINLRNTCQAETSNTNNIYFGTYYGVFHSENGGITTQSQNTNLMNSYILDLEVHPNNSDIVYAAGAQGLWKSFGSCRSWERVVIDPVFFTKFNPLQPDTIYYGGRDPMRSYDGGITFQSIRHNIVGTPFDIAIHPVSTNIVYLTSCVDAFVHPLYKSTDYGDSWTLVFVSHNDESYTDILIDPLHPDTVYFGRHRSLNGGLTWEEDALELRIDGIHPQNSNTLFGSSMQGDDIQISYDWGSNFQLMDEYLSGQFPYQNIRNFTIAKDNPEYLFYCTGNDGIHYSNNSGNNWQKFEGLYENRTTEIIPIINENKFYIATHGDGVWVYDTTYTNAIDDNLLEVKDDNCLFVSPNPFTNHTSIIFNMKCSGSANISIYNLQGKLINTLINEYKMKGKYRIIWNGKGLNEKEVMPGLYLIRMQSGRSIHSHKVILLK